In Actinomyces radicidentis, one genomic interval encodes:
- the aroD gene encoding type I 3-dehydroquinate dehydratase yields the protein MTISVRGTELGSGRPKIIVPITAKDLDGALDAVGALVGQDVDLVEWRIDYFRQDLTDLDAYQAAVIDGAQRLRGALDELAADGQGGLPLLVTFRTAAEGGERAIDDADYAALLSAVVAAGGADLVDVEAFRDAEQVAAVIEAAHTASTVVIASNHDFHATPALEEIVGRLERMRDMGADVPKIAVMPQDPADVLTLLRATWDFHAANPDTPIITMSMGATGVVSRVAGRTFGSAATFGTAGAASAPGQIPTGTLAQVMDALSD from the coding sequence ATGACCATCTCCGTGCGCGGCACCGAGCTCGGCTCGGGCCGTCCCAAGATCATCGTCCCCATCACCGCCAAGGACCTCGACGGCGCCCTCGACGCCGTCGGCGCCCTCGTCGGTCAGGACGTCGACCTCGTCGAGTGGCGGATCGACTACTTCCGCCAGGACCTCACCGACCTCGACGCCTACCAGGCCGCCGTCATCGACGGCGCGCAGCGCCTGCGCGGCGCCCTCGACGAGCTCGCCGCCGACGGACAGGGGGGCCTGCCCCTCCTGGTCACCTTCCGCACCGCCGCCGAGGGCGGCGAGCGCGCCATCGACGACGCCGACTACGCGGCCCTGCTGAGCGCCGTCGTGGCCGCGGGCGGCGCCGACCTCGTCGACGTCGAGGCCTTCCGCGACGCCGAGCAGGTGGCCGCCGTCATCGAGGCGGCGCACACCGCCTCGACCGTCGTCATCGCGTCCAACCACGACTTCCACGCCACCCCGGCGCTGGAGGAGATCGTGGGCCGGCTCGAGCGCATGCGCGACATGGGCGCCGACGTTCCGAAGATCGCGGTCATGCCGCAGGACCCGGCGGACGTCCTCACCCTCCTGCGCGCCACGTGGGACTTCCACGCGGCCAACCCGGACACGCCCATCATCACCATGTCGATGGGCGCCACGGGCGTCGTCTCCCGCGTCGCCGGCCGGACCTTCGGCTCGGCGGCCACCTTCGGGACCGCGGGCGCCGCCTCAGCACCCGGCCAGATCCCGACCGGCACCCTGGCCCAGGTCATGGACGCCCTGTCGGACTGA
- a CDS encoding MFS transporter codes for MRDKRYLSTALAVYLSYFMHGMAVTMISQHKPFFLEHWSNETGAGVAYAISAIGLGKLLTQYLGGWLADRSGRRPSLIIAMLMYAAFFFGLAFVPSWIVASLLGFLFGCANSVVDGGAYPTLMEVFPRVAGSANVAVKAFIAGGQYLLPVIIGMIITRSLQWNIALLVAAAIILALFVLMLLVPFPDYKAIAAEEAAELERLAAENAASSTTDEPASAPVSKLAVEGVAIIAMGFTTLGGFWLAQNALPDFGKSLAGMSDVAAAGLTSTYALGSLISVFVTAVLVAKAIKPVCFLVIGPLGTVLGQLGLAFFSTSGAFQVSAFLIGFFASGGLLQLLINVMAEFFPGGKGKTTGMVFTASSLASFLLPLLSGILNLNILAVVWMGTGVTVLGLVLGILVNIRHAAVFRGAAASTR; via the coding sequence ATGCGAGACAAGCGCTACCTGTCGACGGCACTGGCCGTCTACCTGTCCTACTTCATGCACGGCATGGCCGTGACCATGATCTCCCAGCACAAGCCCTTCTTCCTCGAGCACTGGAGCAACGAGACCGGGGCCGGCGTCGCCTACGCGATCTCCGCGATCGGGCTCGGGAAGCTGCTGACCCAGTACCTGGGCGGCTGGCTGGCGGACCGCTCCGGCCGTCGGCCCTCGCTCATCATCGCGATGCTCATGTACGCGGCCTTCTTCTTCGGGCTCGCCTTCGTCCCGAGCTGGATCGTCGCCTCGCTCCTGGGCTTCCTGTTCGGCTGCGCCAACTCCGTCGTCGACGGCGGCGCCTACCCGACCCTCATGGAGGTCTTCCCGCGCGTCGCCGGCTCGGCCAACGTCGCCGTCAAGGCCTTCATCGCCGGCGGCCAGTACCTGCTGCCCGTCATCATCGGCATGATCATCACCCGCAGCCTGCAGTGGAACATCGCCCTGCTCGTCGCCGCCGCCATCATACTGGCGCTGTTCGTCCTCATGCTGCTCGTGCCCTTCCCGGACTACAAGGCCATCGCCGCCGAGGAGGCCGCGGAGCTCGAGCGCCTCGCCGCCGAGAACGCCGCGAGCTCCACCACCGACGAGCCCGCCTCCGCCCCGGTGTCCAAGCTCGCCGTCGAGGGCGTCGCCATCATCGCGATGGGCTTCACGACCCTCGGCGGCTTCTGGCTCGCCCAGAACGCGCTGCCCGACTTCGGCAAGTCCCTCGCGGGCATGTCCGACGTCGCGGCGGCGGGCCTGACGAGCACCTACGCCCTCGGCTCGCTCATCAGCGTGTTCGTCACCGCCGTCCTCGTCGCCAAGGCGATCAAGCCCGTGTGCTTCCTCGTCATCGGCCCCCTGGGCACGGTGCTCGGCCAACTCGGCCTCGCCTTCTTCTCGACGTCGGGCGCCTTCCAGGTCTCCGCCTTCCTCATCGGCTTCTTCGCCTCGGGCGGCCTCCTCCAGCTCCTCATCAACGTCATGGCGGAGTTCTTCCCGGGCGGCAAGGGCAAGACCACCGGCATGGTGTTCACGGCCAGCTCGCTCGCCTCCTTCCTCCTGCCGCTCTTATCCGGCATCCTCAACCTGAACATCCTCGCCGTGGTGTGGATGGGCACGGGCGTCACCGTGCTCGGCCTCGTCCTCGGCATCCTCGTCAACATCCGTCACGCCGCCGTCTTCCGCGGCGCCGCCGCCTCGACGCGCTGA